TCTTCATACGTACCAGGAGTGGATAAAGAATGGTCATTTGAAATTCCCACAGCTGAACTGGCACCCATTACTAAAGAAAAGATCGTGTATCTTAAAACTGTCAATAATGGAAACGTAGAATCAACTGTTGTGCAGCAATTGTTAGAACATAACGTAGCACCTACCTTGACAGCTGATAAATCTGTTGATTGGTTTATGACTGGATCAAGCTACACGATCAATGGACAATGGAAAGAAGCGGATGGAGATGCAGTCAGTCTGTACTATTCTCTTGATGGTGGAGCGCCAAAGCAATTTGAGAGCAGCCTTGTAAATAGTCCAGCAAATACTGATCGGAAGTTCAGTAGTGTTATTGCCGCAGCTGAATTAGGTGATACTGCTCATCAACTTTCAGTCTGGGCAGAAGACTCCCGTACAGGAGAATCAGCTGTAGAAACATGGACGATTAGTCCGCACAACCAACCTAACGCTTCAGCAAATTTAGCAATTGCGACACCAGAGATCTTTGAAGGGGAAACAGTCGTGTTCACCTCTACGTTCCAAAATTCTGCGCCGGCGCCTTCCATATGGAGAGATGTACTTTATGAAACAACTGAAGTATTCCCTGAACATGTAAAGGTAGATACAACTACGGTCAAATTAAATGGACAGGCAATTGCGGCAACGGATATTGAGTTTGGTGCTGATCGAAAATTGAAAGTCAAACTTGGAGAAATCAAACCAGGCATAGAGATGAATTTAACCTATAACGTTATGTCAGAAATTTCTAATCCGCCTATCCTGACACCAATAGAAGTAAACCAGGCATACAAAGTTAGTGGTATAACTGCTGATGAAACTGTGGTAACAGCCGTTTCTGGAGAACTAAAAGGATTTACAATCAAACCGAGAATCGCTGAAATAAAGATTTCTCATGTAAAAGAAGGATCCGATCCGGAAACCTCTTTAGCATCAGAACCTGTCAGATCAGGATTGATTGGAACAGAAGAAACGGTCTCTGCAAAAGCGATTGATGGGTATATCTTAAGCAAGGTGACAATTGACGGCGTAGAACAAACACCATACGCTAACTCAGCAAAAGTAAAATTTGGCGAGTCAAGTGAAGTGAAATTCTACTATCAAAACAAACCGAACCTTACTGCTAAACTAGATATTGCTTTACCAGAAATTTCTGAAGGAGAGAAAGTGACCTTTACTTCGACCATCCAAAACACAGTAGCAGCTCCGTCAGTACTCAACGATGTATTATACAAAACAACCGAAGCATTTCCTGAAAATGTCGATGTTGATTTAACATCTGTTAAGTTGAACGGTCAAGCCATACCGAAAGAAAATGTGGTACTAGGCAGTGCAAGACGATTAAATGTGAAATTAGGACAACTAGAACCAAGCATTGAATACAAATTAACCTATGATGTTGTGTCGAAAATAACAACACCACCGTTAATGACGCCACTTAAAGTAGATCAAGCGTACACAGTAACTGGGAAAAATGTAGATGCATCTGTTAGCGAAGCAAGTTCAGGAGCATTACAGTCATTTACGATCAAACCTAGAATCGATAGTATTTACACACTACACCTAGAAGAAGGCTCCGAACGTGAACTAGCGGAAGAGCCGGATGCATCAGGCATTGTAGGGGAAAAAGTCACAATTTCTGCTAAGAAAATTGATGGCTATGTTCTAAGTAAAGTACTCATTGATGAAGTTGAACAAGAAACAGTCTCAAATGAAGTGACTGTAACGTATGGTGAAAATTATTTGGTTGAATTTTATTACACAGGTGTCTTAGAAATTAAATCTGCACCGACAGGTTTTGATTTTGGTGTCGTTCCTTCAAGTTACGAAAAAGTGAGGGTCGAATCTGCGCTTGCCAAAGGGGATCCATTGGTCATTACAGATAATCGCTTAGGCAATCAAAATTGGACCTTGAATGCAACCTTAACAACACCGTTATCAAATAAATCTGGGAAAATTCTTCCAGATGTGATTCGTTACAAAAATGGCAACGAAGAAATCAAATTACGTGGTGAAGGAATGCCGATCGTGACGCGTGAAACAACGACCACTGGTGACTATAGTATCAGTGACACTTGGAGCTCTACCGGAGACGGATTTAAGATGGAAGTTGCACCAGGGATAGTCAATGAGCTAGGCAATTATCATGCTGAAATTTTATTTGAGATGGGTATAACACCATAATGGAGGAAAACAATGAAAATAAATAATCATGTACGACATGCGTTCTCCTTCATTGCGGTATTGTTCTTGCTTTTGGGCGTGCCCAAACTAGCACATGCTGCAGAAAATGGTGGCGCCATCCAAACGAATGGACAAATCACGTTTTTTGAAAGCGAACCTTCAAGTAGTAGCTCAACTGAACCGACAACGAGTACTAGTTCATCCTCCAGTTCAACTGCGACGACAACTAGTGATCAAACGTTCTTACCTGGTAAGCCAACAAAGCCAGTCGGTAGATATCCATCTACAGGTGAGCTAGTGGGGAAAAGTTTGTCAGTCACAGGTCTAGCATTGTTGCTAATTCTTCTTGTTCTGTATTTATGGAAACGTAAAAAGCATGCAGAGCAAAAAAGGAGGAACTAGGATGATGCACACAAATATGAACCGATTGGCTGCACTATTTCTATGTTGCATGGCTCTTGTCGTGACGACTCAACCAGCATTTGCTGAGGGAGCGGAAGCAGGGGTTGAGATTCAGTTTTCTGGTAGACCAGATGAAGGAGACGGCATTAGAGATCCTGAAAATGCGGATGTCATCGTTGATCCTGGTAAAGTCAACAAAACAGAAGGCCTTTTGCGCTTTGATTTTGTACCAGAGCTTAACTTTGGTGCAAGCGAAATTTCAGACAAAAATATAGTTTTTCCGGTAAATGCCCAACAGTTCAAAGATGAAACGACCGCTAGAGGGCAGTTCATCCAACTTTCTGATTATCGTGCGAACCCCACTGGCTGGACTTTGCAATTGCGACAAGAAACGCAATTCAAAAGTGAAGCACAAGATGGGGCAGTCTTAAAAGGCGCCGTTTTATCGTTTGATAATTCCTGGACAAATTCGAAAAAAGACGCATCTTTAGCACCAAAAGTCTCAAAAGAAGTGATTCGCTTGAATAACATTGGCGAGACATATAATTTGGCAGAAGCGGCTTTCGGGAATGGCGGGGGAACTTGGAGCATTGTCTTTGGTGCTTCCGAAAATAATCCCAAAGGCCAGGCTACGACAGTATCCGCAAAAGTGGATGAACAAAATAAACCAGTTATTGATGAAGCAGTGAATAAAGCGGCCTACATCAATAGCGCTGTACAACTAACCGTTCCAGCGGCAACAGAGAAACAACCTGGAACCTACTCAACGGTGTTAACTTGGATCATATCCGAGCTACCATAAATAAACAACATAATATTAGGAGGAAACACAAATGAAATTAACACACAAATTATGCGGTGCCGCTTTATTAGCAGCAGTAGGCATGGCAGTAGCAATCCCAAATTCAGTAAAAGCAGCTCCAGGAGCTGCACCAGCTGCAGGAATGGATATTCAATTTACGGCCAACACAGGTGACGGAACAACAAATACAATTACAGATGGCGACGGTAGTGGTGAAGGAACTGTAACTTCTGGTCTTGTAACGACAGATGCTGGTACTTTCGGTGTTAGAGCAATCACACCATTAAAATTTGGTTCAGATAATTCATCTGCTTCTGGTACTGGACGTCACTTCTTTGCGAAAAACTTTGTAGCTAATGATGGTGAAGGTTCTACTGATCAAATTATTGCACCAAACTATGTTGAATTCGTAGATGACCGTTCAGAATTAGACCATAAATATGAAATCACTGCTCAAATCACAAGTGAATTAAATACAACAGTTGGTACAGAAAACACTGTAAAAAAATTAGACGGTGCTACATTACAGTTCTTAAATGGACGTGTTAAATCAGAAACTGATGTAACAGATGCTTTAACACCAAAAGAAGCTGTTGCAACAACAGCAGTTACCTCTAAAGAATCAACAGTAATTCTTAACCATGTAGATGCGGCTAAAGGTCGTGGACGTTTCAAAATGTTATTTGGAACATACGCTGCAGAAGGCGATACAAATTCAGAAAAATCTGTAAAACTAAACATTAAAGATGAAACTGAATTATTCCAAGATACAAACTACCAAGGTGAAATCACTTGGTCAATGAACGTTTTACCATAAGTCGTAAGACGGTAATCGATCAAATCATATTATAAAAGCATCGCTAAACAAGGTCGGCCGATTCTTAGGAGTCGGCGGCCTGTTTCTTGGTGAAGAGAAAGGTCAAAAAAATGAGAAAACTTAAAGTAATTTGTTTTAGTTTTATATTATACATAACTTGTTTCAGTATTGGAACAGTAGCAGCATCGGCAGCAGAGTCTGAAGATATCGGGAACTTTAACTTCAAAATGATCCGGCCGGAAAACCAAATAGGTGACACGGGTTACTTCAATTTAAAAATGAAGCCAAGTCAAAAACAAACGGTTCAAGTCGAGATGTCAAATATCACAGATAAAGAAGTCACTGTCGAAATTGCGCTAAATAGCGCTAAAACGAACTCAAATGGGGTGCTGGAATTTGGCCCGACTGTGTTTAAAGAAGATGCGTCCTTAAAGTATAACTTTAAAGATATTGTCAAAGGTCCTGAAACAATTACGATCCCAGCCAAACAAAAAATTCCGTTGAATCTAGAAATTACAATGCCAGCCGACTCCTATGATGGAATCATCACAGGTGGTATCCAAATGCAGGTCCAAAAATCAAAAGAACAGCTGGAAAAAGAAAAGAAAGAAAAGCAAATCGTGAACCGTTATGCCTATGTCTTAGGAATGGTCTTAAAAGAAACCGATACAGAAGTGAAACCAGAATTGGAATTTAGTAAGTTTTATCCAGAACTTGCTAATTATCGCAATGCAGTCTTTGTAAACTTCTCAAATGTCCGTTCAGAGTTTTTGAATGATATGACAGTTGACATGCAAGTGATGAAAAAAGGTTCGGATGAAGTTCTTTACGATACGAAAAAGACTAATATGCGAATGGCACCTAATTCAATGATCGACTTTCCAGTTGAGATGAATGGTGAACGGATGGAGCCAGGTGACTATACAGGTCACGTATTGGTGACCAGTGGTGACCAAAAATGGGAATGGAGTAATGATTTCAAAATTACCAAAGAAGATGCAGATAAATACAACGCACAAGATGTTACCTTAGTACAAGAACGTGGCTTCAATTGGCTATTGATAGCGTTGATTGCCGGTGGCGTTATTTTAGTGGTAGGTCTAGTGTATTTTGTGGTTCGAATGACCCTGAATAAAAAGGCAGCATCTAAAAAAAGAAAAAAGAAAACCGTAAAAAAATGATCGTAAAAAAAAGTGTATTGCTATTATTTAAAGGAGGAGGAGGAACGAAGTGAGTATTCTAGATTGGCTATTTATCTTAATGTTATCCTCTTCTGTGCTGTTTCTCTTTTTCGGTGTGATTTGTGTAGTGTTATCTATTCGTAAACAAAAAAGATATACCTTGTTGAAGAGTAAGCGAGTGAAAAATAAGCGGAAAAAGCAAAAAATCAAGCGAATGCTGGCTAAGCTAAAAAAGCAGCAAAAGAAAAATATCCGAACCAGCGTCTTCTTGTTTCTTTTAGGTGCATTGACTTTAGGTGGTGGAATGTATGCTCGTTACTATCAACAAACCAATTTAGAAACAGAAGATGCTAACGCGATTATTCAAAGTTACTTTTTAGTTGGAGAAATTGAAAAAGATCTGCAAAGTCTTTCAGAAGGCAGTGATCCTGGCAAAGTCAATGAGAAATTAACAGAGATGACCTCGCTGTTGATTACGTATGGAAATAAAAATGCGTTTGGCGGATTGAGTTTAGATGGACAAAAAAAGCTGAACCGTTATTATGCTTTAGTCCGTGAATTTGGTGTGAACTTTAGCAGTCGCACGCTGGAAAACTTAAAAGACACTGCATACGTTGCTAACTATTTAGAAGATATAACCAAAATCAAAAAAAGTCAGAAACAAATTTTTGACGTCTTTAAAGTGAATGAAACTGCATTAAATCAAAAGAAATAGTGTTAAAGAAAGTATCAGGAACAGAGAATGACAAATCAAAAAAAACAAAAACGACCTGTTCGTCAAGTCAAAGATGACTCCTTCCAGCCTAAAAAAAAGCGGCGCAAGCCAGCAACGAAAAAAAAGAGCGCAACAAATTCTGCGGGTGTCTCTAAAAAAAGACAAACCCAACAGAAGAAGCGAAGAAAGCAAAAAAAATACAAGCGAATGCTAACAGAGCTGATTTTAACTGTGCTGATTTCTAGTGTGCTACTGTTGCTGATCAGCTTTTTGACGATTTCTTTGCCAAGGGTGGAAGGTTATTCTATGATGCCGACATTAGAAGATCACGATAGAGTATTTGTGAATAAATTAGGGAAGCTAAAACGGTTCAAATTGGTTTATTACAAAGATCCAAAAAGTCAGGCAACGACCATTCGACGGATTATTGGAACACCAAAAGAATCCTTATATTATAAAGAAGATCGTTTATTCATCAATGATCAAGAGGTTGTTGAACGATTTATTGCTGATCAGATTGCTAAAACTAAGCAGAGTAACAGTGTATTTACCAAGGATTTTTCTTTGTCGAAAGATATGGGAGACGATCAAATTCCCGCAGGAAAATATGTTGTTCTGGGCGATAATCGATCGTATGCAGCGGACAGTCGGATGTTTGGCTATATTGATGAAAAAGATATTATCGGAGTTGTGGAAGCAAGAATCTTTCCAATCCACCGGATGACTCGTTTCTAAAAAAGAGAAAGTGAACGTAAATCAATGCAAAAAAAAGTAAAAAAGAACCCGTTAGTTGGGGAAAGTAATCCTAAAAAAAATCGTTCAATCATCAAAGGACTTTTTTTATTTAGCCTCGTTATTGCCTGCCTTTGGTTTTTGATTTGTGTGAAAACACACCGCATTGATGGGCATTCTATGGAGCCGACGCTAATAAATAATGATCGAGTCCTGGTTTTTAAAAAAGTGGCTCCGAAAAAGCGTTCATTAATTACCTTTAGCCCAAAAGACAAACCAAATAGCATGTATGTTAAGCGAGTGATTGGAATGCCAGGAGACAAAATTCAGCTAGAGCAAACATCATTGACAATCTTTTCTGCCAAGAATGAGAAGCAAAAGAAAGTAGCTTTATTTGAAGGCGATCAGCCTGATGGAACAACTACGATAGCGCTATCTGCAGAAGTCGCAAGATTAGTTGAGCATTTAACTGAAATTCCAGAAAATAAATATTTTGTTTTAGGTGATAATCGAAAAAAATCTAGAGATAGCCGCCAATTAGGACTGATCGATCGGTCGCAGATCGAAGGTGTTGTGAAGTATCGCTACTACCCGATATCAACACTAGGTTGTATAGATGAATAAATCACAGAAATTAGTGAGGAGAACTATGAAGAAAATCAAAGCGTTTATACAGGTGAATTACTTAGCAGTATTGGCAAGTTTTTTTCTGCCAATACTTATTTTGGCATTTGCGTACTATCAACAGGGAATCTATTATGGCAGTGAGACAACGCTGTTAGCCAGTGATGCATTTGCCCAGTTTTCCAATTTTTATGCCAGCTTTAATAATATGCTACATGGAAAGCAAGATGCTTTATACACATGGTACGGTTCTTTGGGATTAAATTACTGGGCCTTAATGAGTTATTATTTAAATGGAATTTTTACCCCGATTGTCTTTTTCTTTGACAACTTACATATACCCGACGCCATGTATGTGATTACTTTACTAAAGTTTGGCTGTATGGGACTTAGTTTTTGGACATTTACTTATTTTACTTTCAAGTTGCCTCAATGGGTAAAAATTGGCATGAGCATCAGCTATGCTTTGATGAGTTACGGGATTGCTTATTCACCGATGATCATGTGGTTGGATGCACTGGTGTATCTACCGTTAGTGATTCTAGGCATTCATCGCTTGATGGATGAGAAAAAGCCTGGACTGTTGTTTATCAGCTATCTCTTGTTGTTTTTATCTAATTTTTATATGGCATTTATGGTAGGCGTATTTACTTTTTTATATTTTTTCGCCAAATTATGCACAAATTGGGTCAAATACAAAAAAACAATTGGGTTTTATCTGATCACTTCATTGCTTGCAGGTGGCGCTTCGATGATCACGATTTTACCGACAATTTTTGATTTGAGTAATAACGGAGAAAAATTAACGGAAATGACACGCTTATTGACGCCGGATACTGGTCCTTGGGATATGATCACCAAGAGTATGAGCCTGGTTTATGACACCTCTAAATATGAAGCCGCGCCATTTATCTATGCAGGTCTGGTACCGTTAATCTTCTGTCTGTTTTATTTTGTCACTAAAAAAACTGCTTTACGGGACAAACTTATTTATGGAAGTTTAGGCTTGTTGCTGGTGGTTAGTGTGTATATTCAGCCATTGAATTTATTCTGGCATGGACTGCATTCACCAAATATGTTTCTGTTTAGATTTAGCTTTTTGGTTTCATTTTTCATTTTGCTTTTTGCAGGTTATGGTCTGGAGAAAATGGAAAAACAAGAATTGAATCAGCTTGTCAATATCGGAATTGTTTTATTGGGTGTATTCATCAGTGCGTATTTATTTTCTAATAAAAAAAGATATGACTATCTTACAAGAGAGTCATTGGTCGTTTCGGTCGTTTTTCTGTTGTTATATGTAGGATTGGCTTTTGTATATTATCACAATCGCTATCGCAAATTGCTGCCGTTGATCTTTTTGGTGCTGGTCGGAGCGGAGTTAACAATGAATACGCAAGCGATGGTCGCAGGAGTTCGCAAGGATTGGAATTATCCAAAGCGGGAATTGTACAGTGAGTATTATCGCGATATCAAGACATTGACGGATGAAACGAAGCGAATAACGCCTGATTTTTATAGAATGGCGAATGTCGACCCTATTTCTCATAATGAAAGTTTTAATTATGGGTACAGCGGAGTCTCTATGTTTTCATCGATTCGTAATCGGCATTCATCTAGTTACATGAACCAGCTAGGTTTTCGTTCAACTGGGACGAATTTGAACATTGATTACAAAAACAATACCTTATTAATGGATTCATTATTAGGAATCAAATTTAACCTAGGAAGACAAGCACCAATGAAGTACGGCTTCACTAAAATTGCGCATCAAGGTGCGTACGATTTGTATGAAAATCAGTATGCCTTGCCATTAGGAATGCTAACGGATAAAGAGATTTATCAGAAAGAAGCCTTTCATAATCAAGAAAGTCTGCTTAATCATCTGGCTGGAAAAAAACAAGCACTATTTTCTTTCAAAGAACCTAAAGAAATCGCTAAAGAAAATGTGATCGTTCAAAAAGAGGGAGACATTGTTTTTCTATCAGAAGAAAAACCGTCTGCTGATAAAAGCATGACCTGGTCTGTTGAGGTACCAGCTGATTCCCAAGCCTATTTGAACTTACTTGTAGAAGATAGCGGAGCGATGCGGGATGCAGTGGCAGAAGTGACGGTTAACGGGATCAGTCGATCAGCGGATATGCAAAGAACAGGTCAGTATTATAATCTTGGCTACTATGAACAGGCAGCTACTGTAACAGTAAAAGTGGCCTTTCGTGGTGTTCCTGTTATTAAAATGGCACGTCCAGATACCTTGATCTTAAATACCAAAGTGTTTAAATCCACGATCGAAGCAGCGCAAAAAAAGGGTGTTGAGTTTAAAGGCACAGGTAGAAAATTAACGACAGATGTGTCTTTAGAAAAAGAACAGGTTTTATTTACCACCATTCCTTACGATAAAGGCTGGAAAGCCTATGTAGATGGAAAAGTAGTCCCAGTTAAAGCCGTAGAAGAAGCCTTTTTAGCGATGCACATACCAGCGGGTAAGCATCAGGTAGAACTGGTCTTTTTACCACAAGGCTTTGTTTTAGGCGCCAGCTTATTCATTAGCTGTATTGCGTTATTTTCTCTATTTTTCTGGTATACAAGGAAGAATAGAGTGTTGAATAGAGAGGAACATTTAGATGAAAACAATGTATAAAAAAATATTTTTTGTTGCTCTGTTTTTAGTTTTATTGACGGGCTGTTCAGATGGACTATCTAAAGATAAGGCAGTTTTTTCAGGCCAAGGTGTTAGCTATGCCTTTCGATTGCCTGCTACTTGGAAAGAAAGTAGCAATGTTCAGGAAACGTATAATCGTCAAGCAGTCTATGGTGCTGAAGACACTAAAAGTAATTCCCATTTGTTTGTTTTAACGTATTTGAAAAAAGAAGTAAATCGGGATGATTTTGCTAAAAAGACCAGACTTGAATTACAAAAAAGATACAACTATAAAGAGCTATCTGGCGTTTACATGAAAGAATACGAAATTAATCACCATAAAGCCATCAAATATACTTTAAATACGAAATTTAAAGAAAAAGACGTGTGGGCCCACTTTTATTATGTGGAAACGGAGCACGGTTTTGTGGAAATGATTTTTTATTCGGCAAATGACGGAGAGTATAAAAAAAGATCAGAGATCATCGATGCCAGCGTAGAAACGTTAGTAGAAACAGAAGCTAAAACAGCCGATTCAACAGTAGGAGAATCTGGGGTAGAAGATGAGCAAGGCGATACGATTGAAGTTAAAAATGAGCGAATGACGATTGTGATCGATGGTGTAATGAAGTTACCTGATGGCGATAAAAAATCACTGTTGATCATTCGTGCCCAAGTGACTAATAACGGGGATGCGCCATTGACTCCAAATGATTGCCAACAACTAATAAAAGCGACACAAAAAGAAAAGGTCTTAGCTCAAGGAACGATTTCAGAAGAAAATCCTGAATTAGATGTAAAAGGTTTGGTGAAAAATGGCACGAAATCAATTAATAAAGGTGAAACGATTGAGGCGGCACTAGTGTATGAATTAAGCACAGATGATCAACAAGTACTATTGAATTTTTCTAAAGAGGAATTTAAAGATCAGCCAGCTCGCATGATCAATTTATCAGAATGATGATTAGAAAGGAATAATCAATGAAAAAAATAATACGGATAGTCTCAGCCTTCCTGTTGCTTCTGGCGTTAAGCGGCTGTGCGGCATCGAATGGGCATGACACGTTGAATGCCAAAGATAAACCTTTGACTTGGCAAGGAAAAAAAGAAAAACCGTTTGGAAAATTTGAATACAGAAAATTAGATGAAGCAGAGGCTAAAAAATTATTAGAAGATAAGTTTTTAGTAGAGCTGCCACAGTATTATGAAGATATCAATATTGTGTTTAACAAGCATTTTGAAACGGAAGCTAGTAAGCTAGAACCCGTTGAGTATTCCATTACAGCAAATGGGGAGAGCCTTTATTTTAGAGCAATCAACAAATATTCTCAAAATGAAGAGTTAAAATTATTTACGTATATCGATTTTGAGTATCAGTTTGATCAAGAGAAAAAGCAAGCAACCTTAAAAAATCAGACAATAACAATTGCAAACCCAACGCAAGAAGGACAGCTTCCTAAAAATGATTTTGAGGAAACCGTCAAAGATTTGAGCAGTTTAATGAATATGAATATAAGGAAAAATTTAGAAGACCTGCAGACGTTGATGGACAAAGAGAAAGGGAAGCTTGGCGACGCTGTTTTACAAGTATATGAAAATACCAAGGATGCCAAAGCGGCCAATGAATTGCAAAAGTCAATTGCAGTAGAGTTAAACGAGCAAGAGCATATTATACAGACATTTTTCTATATTACAGATACGATCGATGAGGATCAGTAAGAAGGGGAAGTAGATGAATAAATTCAAAAACATTCGACAGAATAAACCAATTTTTTTTCTATTACTATATAGTCTGTTTCTGATCTTGAGTATTGGTAGTATTTATTGGTCATTGATCCATCGTCAGCAGTTATTTTTAGGTGATGATATTCAGTTTCATTTGGGACGGATTGAAGGATTGAAATTGTCTATCTTTAATGGCGATTTCTTTCCTAAGATCAATTATTTTTTCTTAAATGGAATGGGGTATGCTTCAAATATTTTTTATCCAGATTTATTGTTATATCCGGCCGCTTTATTAAGGCTTGCGGGGGTATCTATTGCTCAATCGTATATTATTTATCTGATCGGGATCAATTTTTTAACGTTTGTCATCAGCTATCATGCGTTTTATTTCTGGCGTAAGAGCCCAGCGAAAAGTCTGATGTTCTCACTCTTATACACGTTAGCTTCGTATCGTTTAAGTGATGTGATTTTTCGAGCAGCTTTAGGTGAAATTTTAGCCTTGATGGTACTGCCGATCGCATTTGTCGGATTATTAAAAATTGTTGATGGAGAATATCGGCAGTTTTACTGGTTGACGATTGGGATGGCCTTGCTCTTTGCGAGTCATTTGATCACGGCATTTATCTTCTGTTTGTTTATTGTGGTATTTTTGCTGCTGAATTGGCGTAAGCTAGTTCAAGAAAAACAAAGAGTCGTATTTTTGGCTATTGCAACAGTGAGCACGGTGGGGCTAGTCGCGCTGTACTTATTTCCTATGCTGGAGCAACTCCAATTCCAAAAGCTAGCTGTTCAAACAGATCAGATGTTTTATTTGGAAAAAACAGCCCAATCTTTTTCTTATTATTTGAAAAATGCCTGGAACAATCTTGGATTTAATAACGTGGGTCTATTGCTCTTGGTTATGATGGTTCTTTTCATAGTCAGAATAAAGAATATTTCCAAGTTAGGGAAACAGCTGTTGTTTAGTAGCGTGCTCTTTTTATTTTTGGCGACTAATTATTTTCCGTATCGTTATTT
The Enterococcus silesiacus DNA segment above includes these coding regions:
- a CDS encoding copper ABC transporter permease, which codes for MKKIKAFIQVNYLAVLASFFLPILILAFAYYQQGIYYGSETTLLASDAFAQFSNFYASFNNMLHGKQDALYTWYGSLGLNYWALMSYYLNGIFTPIVFFFDNLHIPDAMYVITLLKFGCMGLSFWTFTYFTFKLPQWVKIGMSISYALMSYGIAYSPMIMWLDALVYLPLVILGIHRLMDEKKPGLLFISYLLLFLSNFYMAFMVGVFTFLYFFAKLCTNWVKYKKTIGFYLITSLLAGGASMITILPTIFDLSNNGEKLTEMTRLLTPDTGPWDMITKSMSLVYDTSKYEAAPFIYAGLVPLIFCLFYFVTKKTALRDKLIYGSLGLLLVVSVYIQPLNLFWHGLHSPNMFLFRFSFLVSFFILLFAGYGLEKMEKQELNQLVNIGIVLLGVFISAYLFSNKKRYDYLTRESLVVSVVFLLLYVGLAFVYYHNRYRKLLPLIFLVLVGAELTMNTQAMVAGVRKDWNYPKRELYSEYYRDIKTLTDETKRITPDFYRMANVDPISHNESFNYGYSGVSMFSSIRNRHSSSYMNQLGFRSTGTNLNIDYKNNTLLMDSLLGIKFNLGRQAPMKYGFTKIAHQGAYDLYENQYALPLGMLTDKEIYQKEAFHNQESLLNHLAGKKQALFSFKEPKEIAKENVIVQKEGDIVFLSEEKPSADKSMTWSVEVPADSQAYLNLLVEDSGAMRDAVAEVTVNGISRSADMQRTGQYYNLGYYEQAATVTVKVAFRGVPVIKMARPDTLILNTKVFKSTIEAAQKKGVEFKGTGRKLTTDVSLEKEQVLFTTIPYDKGWKAYVDGKVVPVKAVEEAFLAMHIPAGKHQVELVFLPQGFVLGASLFISCIALFSLFFWYTRKNRVLNREEHLDENNV